Below is a genomic region from Argiope bruennichi chromosome 3, qqArgBrue1.1, whole genome shotgun sequence.
taaagatgaaaattattacaataaaaaagtaattatttaactttttaatacttgtttaatattttcataacttaataaTTATCAAGGACTTTAGATTATTAATACAATGACAGAACTTCGTTGATTATTAAACTCTCAGCatgtattttccaacaatttccaaggcaaaacagttttaaaagtaaaataaaataccgtctaaatttcgaaaataatgttcattcaaGCATTTCAAAATCCTCTAAATCACTCTCACAAGTTTCGGTTTCTTCTGAATCAGAATCATTAGTATCAATTTGAAATGACAGTTCGTCCACTAAATCTTCTAACAGTCCATCTTTTtcccaataattattttcaagcttttctaCGTGTTTGCAATGCGCTGCCCATTCTTCCGAAGTAACTTCAGTGATAGCTGTTTGAAGAAGAGATTTCAGATTGTCCAAACTTAAATCGCCTGTAACATTTtgttcctttattattctttttagagAGGACCACACAAATTCGATTGCGTTCAAATCGCAATGATAAGGGGGTAGTCGGATAACTTCATGTCCTTCTTtctctattaaattatcaattttatagacaattttctttGGACGATTACTGTCTATAAGAGAGAACAGTTCCGCTTTTCGCGTTTTTTGAACGCAGGGTATACCTTTTTCAACCAGTCTATCAACTTTTTTTGTAGAATACTTCGTTGGAGTGCGGTTTTCGACAGTCCTATGATACGGTGCATTATTCATGCATACGACACTGTTTGGTTGCAAATTTGGAAGAAGTTTTTCCAACACccattttttagttttcatagTTCATTTGCTCGTGATAGTCGCCGCTTTTTGTTGATGCTTTATATACTAGTAAAGCACCCGTAAGGAAACCCGTTGATGACCCAGCATGAACAACTATAAGTCTATTTTTTCGAATTAACATTTGCTGTAGCTTCCAAAACTGTATCATCTTGCCAACATTTCTTAAGTGTCAAATTGCTGTCTACCCAAGTTTCATCAATATAGACAATCGGTCGTCCAGCTTTCCTGTGACATCTCATTTCTCTCAAATATTTGTCTCCAAAAAAACAATATCTCGTCTTTCCATGAGTACTTTTCTATTATTCATGCACTTCTTCCATcggaaattcattgaatttaagaCTTTGCACAATGCGTATTTTTGccacgaaaataaaatttctttcaacactGGTAGTAATTTTTTTGAGGGATGGTACTGTCCTTTCTCTATGTAAAGTCTTGAATTGTTTGCCATATAACACACTTGCCAAAGTCGTCCATTTCACAGTTTCGCTCACTAGGTTTTACCGGGTGATTTTAAAACTGTCGATGGGCCCGATGTAGCTTCAGAAATTTCAGTTGCTTGAGAAGCCCTTTTCAGAGCTTGTGTGAGTGGAATTAACGCAGATTTCGATAAAGCTTCATTGGAACAAAATTCCGCaacattatatacaattttacgtGCCTGCGATTTCAAAACTTCACCCTTCCTTAACTTAAAGGCCATCTTGCAAGTTCAGCAAAATCAATTAAACCAGTaaggaacaaataattttaaaagcaaaataaacaagGATAAGATAACGCGTACAACTCTTAAATCCGAGAAGACGAATGACGTGATGTAACTTTCAATTCCGCCAATTCCTTACACTCTTAATCCCCATTAGAAATGAACTAGCCTTGTTACTACAGCGACCGCCACAAGATAGACTTCTTGGCGGGAGCTATTTTTGTGATCGACAGACAGCATGTTTTACAAATATTCacttaataaaaaagcaaatttaaagaactgtatttttataataaattataactattttatataacttgtatttttataattaaaacaatgcttttaaaagattcatttcatGGTAGAAACTGGTCAACATTTCCTATATCAAAATGAGAACCATCTCTTTAGCTTgactttatatatttcaaatttagaacaTCTCAATCActttttgaacagaatttttgcACTTGGATCCGATGATACAAGAATGATCAACCATATTTTATGCGAAGATCAAGATTTGTAGATGAAGGATGCTTTGTATACCATCTTGTAGGATTAAAAACCTCTGTGTGTACTGATGTTTGGAATAATTGAAGCTCATTCGGAGaggaattaaaaaactttaataatagaagttgaacaattttttttaaaaaaattcaaaataaagttcaGTATGAAATCAATAACTAGTATGAAGTTGGTTATcagaaattaaactaaatactGAATTTTCAATGTTCTTCATGGCATAAGCACGCATGCTCAGAAGACCTTCACATCAGTACACACAGAAGTCCAGTATTTTCTTCCTCTTCAAAACCCTGCAAGTACAGTTGCATCAGTATTCCTATTGATTCAACAAAATAGGTAAAGTTAGGGAAGGAATTCATTTGTCAATGTTAATTAGATTTCTTAGAAAAGATCCAAATCGaatgattcaatattttctaattagaaaatctatgcattttaaaagaaaatttatcaattaaagcATACagtcaaaatgttaattttcaaatttggaatataaaatcTTTTCCAACATTGTTTACCCGGCATCgcgataaatttaaaaaccagcctaaattgaaagtgaaaataagatTCCTTTTAGCAGATATCACTTCTAAGATCCAAATTGGATGAAATCGGGAAAGTTATCAGTAAGTACAACATTCATTACTAAAATAACCAGAAACTGCAAATCAAGTAAGGCTATTGAAGTTTTTTAAACCCATTTAATATAATGGTTGATTTTGAATATCAGTTGTAAATTTTAAGGTAAAGATTCACATTTAACCC
It encodes:
- the LOC129962803 gene encoding uncharacterized protein LOC129962803, which translates into the protein MKTKKWVLEKLLPNLQPNSVVCMNNAPYHRTVENRTPTKYSTKKVDRLVEKGIPCVQKTRKAELFSLIDSNRPKKIVYKIDNLIEKEGHEVIRLPPYHCDLNAIEFVWSSLKRIIKEQNVTGDLSLDNLKSLLQTAITEVTSEEWAAHCKHVEKLENNYWEKDGLLEDLVDELSFQIDTNDSDSEETETCESDLEDFEMLE